The region CCCGTGACGAGAATCGTCTGAGACCCCATGAGCTACCTCTTCACCTTTCTTCTTTTCTTCAGCAATATGCACGCAGGCTTATAGAAAATGACGGATGCCGCTGGGCAGCATCCGTCAGATTCCAGATCGGATCCCGTTTCAACTAAGCTTTCGCTACTGTTGACGTCTCACGGATCGGATGTGCCGCCGGCCGTCCTACGCTCACATAAGTAAAGCCGTGATCGCTTAGAACTGCGGGATCATAAAGATTGCGTCCATCCACAATGATGGAATAACGAAGCAGCTGATTGAGACGCCGCAGATCGAGCTCACCAAACTCCGCCCAGTCTGTCAGGATCAGCAAAGCATCCGCATCCTTCGCAGCCTCATACGCATCGGCCGCATACCGCAGTTTGCCACCAGCGGGAAGGACCTGCTGAGTCCTCTCCATCGCTGCAGGATCAAAGGCCGCTACACTGCATCCTTCATTCAGCAGCATACGGATAATCTCAATGGCGGGAGACTCCCGGATGTCATCCGTGTCGCCCTTAAAGGCCAGTCCCAGCACGGCCAGCTTCTTGCCGCGAAGGTTCCACAAAGCCGAACGCACTTTGCTGACGAAGCGTTTCTTCTGCTGTGCGTTGATCTTTTCGACTTCGGTCAGAAGACTGAAATCGATTCCCATCTGTTCCGCAACAGCGCGGAAGGCAGCCACATCTTTCGGGAAACAGGAGCCTCCATAGCCCACACCGGGGCGGAGGAACTTAGGCCCGATTCGGGTATCAAGCCCCATTCCTCGCGCTACCTGCTCCACATTGGCATCTGCCGCCTCACAAAGATTCGACACCGCATTGATGAAGGAGATCTTGAGAGCCAGAAAAGCGTTAGAAGCGTGCTTGATGATCTCTGCGCTCTTGGTGGAGGTTAAAAGCAAGGGAGGAGGCTCCGACACAGAGCAGCAGCCGGAGATACCATCCTCCCGCTGATAATATTCGCCACTAGTCAGGGGCGCGTAGATGTCTCGAAGGATCGCAGCCGCGCGTTCATTATCGGCGCCGACGACGATCCGGTCCGGATGAAGAAAGTCCACGACTGCTGTGCCTTCGCGCAGAAACTCAGGGTTGGAAACTACGTCGAACAGATGCCGCTCCACCCCGTTGCGTTCCAGGGCACGGCTGATCCACTCGTTGGTATACACGGGTACGGTGCTCTTTTCGACGATGACTTTATAGCTGGTCAATGAACGGGCGATCTCGCAGGCTACCGCCTCCACGTAGGAGAGGTCTGCATCCCCGGTCTCACTCTGAGGGGTACCTACTGCGATAAAGATGGCGTCGGATTCCCTGGTGGCCTCAGCCAGGTCCGTCGTAAAGCGAACCCGGTCATTCCGGTAGCGTCCCAGCAGTTCCGGAAGATGATGCTCATGAATAAGGGTGTCACCCTCCTGGAGGGCAGTGACTTTCTGCTGGTCATTATCAACACAGATGACCGGATGCCCCATCTCTGCAAAGCAGACAGCAGCTACCAGCCCAACATATCCAGAACCAACGACGGCAATAGGAATGGGTTTACTCATAATATGCGGGGAGTTTCTGAACCTCTCAGAGCCAAGATATCGATACCCCCAGAATATCAGGCTTACCCTCGGAAGATGAAAGAACTACGTCAATTCATTTCTGTCATTCAGGGTTTCTAGTAGACTATGACGCAATGGGTCTCCAAAGCGCGCAGACACCGCCTCAGGCAGGCGGCGCATCTGATACTTCTCCCCTCGCCTTCGGAACCGCGGCGACAGATACGACTCTCTCTGAGACTCTTGTCACCCTGCGCAAACGAAAGAGGGTATTGCTGGCTTTCGTACTGGCAGGCCTGCTCTACGGCATCTACGCCGCCGAGACGCAGCCTCGTATCTATGAGGCCTTCGGGCGCATACAGGTGCGGTCCGGCTCGTCTAACGAATATCGAGTCAGCAGTGTCTCCGGCGCGTCCACGGATAGCTCTCAACGACTTCTGACCGAGGTCGCGATTCTTCAGAGCGACTCCCTGATGCTGACCGTCGCCCGCGAGATGGATCTCGCCAATAATCCTGACTTCCTGAACGGACCGGCGCCGAAACCTCGTGCTTCCCTGGATGATCCGGCGGTTCGACAGGCCACCATTCATGGGCTTCTGGCAAACCTCGTGATCTCTCAAGTCCAAAAGACGGAGATCATTCGTATCAGTTATCGATCACTCAGCCCCAAGCTGGCAGCCGATATTGTCAACAAAATCATCTCTGCTTACATTCAACGCAGCTATGAGACGCGTTTTGCTTCCAGCCAGCGGGTTTCGAACTGGCTCTCAGGGCAGCTCGACGATCTCAAGCAACAGGTTCAGTCCTCCCAGGAGCGCATGCTGGATGTGCAGAAGCGGCTGGGCATCCTGGGATTCGATCCGAATCACAGCCAGATCACTTCCTCCCTCGAACAGCTTTCGACAGCCTCCAACCAAGCCCGCATTGCTCGCATCATGGCTGAATCGCAGTACAGGATGCTGAGCACCATGGACCCCAATAGTATTGAAGGAGCCGTCTCAACCGGTCAGGGGATCGCTCCTTCGCAGATCAATACTCTTCGCGCCCAGTTGGCCACGGCACGGGCCTCTCTGGCTCAAATTGAGTCCGACCTCGGACCCAATCATCCCACCGTCAAGGCTCAAAAGGCCCAGATCGATGAGTTGTCTAAGGAAATTAGCACCGAGCAGCAGCGTCTTGTCCTTCAGGCGAAACAGACCTATCTCGCAGCTCTCAAGGATGAACAGGACACTACAGCTGCACTCGAAGCGGAAAAGAACCAGGCTTACAAGATGCGCGACGACCTGGTGGAGTACACGATCCGTCAGCGCGAGTTCGAATCGGACCGCAATCTTTACGAAGGTCTGCTGCAGCGTCTGCGCACCGCCGGCGTCGAGGCGGGGCTGGAATCGCTCGAGATCGATGTCGTCGATCCGGCGCTTCTACCTGCCAACCCTACTTTGAAACGCAAGACGACCGTCGTACTGACATATCTTGTGCTTGGCTTCATCGCAGGAGTCATGATGGCGTTCCTGCTGGAGAGCCTGGATACCGGCCTCCAGAGTGTGGCCGATGTAGAAGCATTCCTGGAGCTTCCGTCCCTTGCGATTATTCCACGCTTCAAACGCTCAGCCGAGGCGGCTGGACAGGGCGGCACGGCAATACGAAACATAACATCGCTCTCGCAGCCAAAATCACAATTTGCTGAATCTTTCCGCTCTCTTCGGACGGCGCTTTTGCTCTCCTCGGCCGGGCATCCGCCCAGGACGATTCTGTTGACCAGCGCTACGCCTTCGGAGGGTAAAACGACGGCTTCGGTAAATCTTGCGACAGTGCTGGCTCAGGGGAACGCCCGTGTACTTCTCATCGACGCCGACCTGAGGAGGCCAACCGTTCATGAGCAGTTTGGACTGAGCGCTCGTGTCGGCCTCTCGTCCGTGCTCACGGGATCAACCCCCCTTGAACAAGCCGTTCAGCAGATTTCTTCGGTGCCAAACCTGGATGTCCTGGTAAGCGGTCCCATGCCTCCCTTCCCCACGGAACTATTGAGTTCGGAGATGATGCGCCAGCTGCTGCAGTCTGCCAAGGAGAGCTACACCCACGTCGTAATCGATTCGCCTCCCGTGCTCTCTGTGACCGACGCCGTCATCCTGTCCCGCGAGGCCGATGCAGTCGTGCTGGTCATCCGGCAGGGCAAATCAAGCAAGCCCGTTGTGCGCCGTGCCCGAGACCTTCTAGTACGTTCTGGAGCACCGCTCAGCGGAATCCTGTTGAATGCAGTCGATATCAGCTCTCCGGACTACTACGGCTATTACGGCTACTCCGGCTATACCAGCGCCGGCGCCGACAGCGAGAGCTGGAAAGCGAAGTCAGACGCAAGCTCCGGCGACCAGTCAGGGGAGGTAAAGTGATGCGCATGCGGAAGAAAACCAGACTTCTGCCACTTTTCGCCGCTCTCCTCTTATTCCTGGGAGAAATGCACCCGATGGCGTACGCGCAGTTCAACGGCCCCTCCGTCACATCGGCGGCTGGCCTGAACGAACCGGTCCACATCACAACCGACCCAGCCATTCTTTTCCCTGCGAAACATGATCTACGACTGTTTCCTGGGGATCTGGTTACCGTGCACCTCTATCCCTCATCGGACTACTCTCCCGCGGTACGTGTAAGTCTTGACGGCACAATGCAGCTTCCTTTGATCGGAAATGTGCACGTTCAAGGTCTCACGATCCCCGAGGCAGAAAAGGTAATTGCCGATCGGCTCATCTCAGCCGGCATGTATCGCAATCCACAGATCGTACTCCAACTCACCGAATCACCCAATCAGGTCGCAACCGTAACAGGCGATGTGCATTCCGTGGTCCCCATTGTGGGGCAGAGTCGTCTTCTTGACGTACTTACGGTAGCTGGTGGGATCCCTACGACCTCCAGTCATATCATTACGATTCACCGCCTGGGTCTCGACCAACCCATCGTTGTTGATCTGGGCAGCGATCCAATGACCAGCGAGAAAAACAATATTCCGATCTTCGCAGGTGATACGATCATCGTCGCTCGAGCCGGTGTAATTTATCTGCTGGGCGCGTTTAAAAACGTAGGTGCGATTCCGATTCAGCAGAACTCTCCCTTCACTCTGATCAAGGCAGCGACCCTGGCGGGCGGACCCGGCTTCGAGGGCAAGATGAAAGATCTTCGCCTGATAAGAACCGTCGGAGAGAATCGAACGGTCGTTCATCTTAACATCAAGCGGATCATCAACGGGAAAGACCCTGACCCCGTCCTGCAGGCCGACGATATCGTATTCCTACCGAGCGACACCATGAAGGCTGCTATCAAGTCGGGAGGAATCGGAACGATACTCGGCTTTGCGTCCCTTCTTGTTGTAGCCACTCGCTAATCGTCAACAGCAATAAGGGGAGTGCCTGAATTTCATGAGATCTTCCGTCCCGACAAGAAAAGAAAAATCTCGTCAAGTAAGGATGGCTTACCTCGTAAGCCATCCCATTCAGTACCAGGCTCCCTTGCTGCGCCGTATTGCCAAGGAGCCGGACATCGACCTTACCGTATTTTTTGGATCCGACTTCTCCGTAAAGGGATATAAAGACGAAGGCTTCGGAGGCGTAGGAATCAAGTGGGATGTTCCCCTCCTGGAGGGGTATAAGCACCACTTTCTCCCGGTTCTACGGGATCATGCTCGTGTTACTCCGACGACCCCGATGAACTATGGAATTGCCAGTCGCCTCCGTGATTGTGGAGATGGCACCCCGTATGACGCTCTATGGGTTCATGGATACGCAAGCGTCAATGCTCTTCATGCCATCACCGCAGCAAATGCTCTGGGAATTCCGGTATTGGTCCGAGCCGAATCCTGGCTCGGCGATCGTGAACGAAGTGCTGCCAAACTGGCGGCTAAGAAGCTTTTTTTCCGCACACTGAGTCAGATGATCGACGGCGTATTACCGATTGGCACATTGAATTCCGAGTACTGGAGCTATTATCTCGGCGAGCATGTTCCACAGTTTCTGGTTCCCTATGCTGTCGACAACGAATATTTTCAGCAGCGAAGCACAGAGGCTGCTCCGCGTCGCGGGGAACTACGGCGAGAGCTGGCTCTCTCTCCGGACCGTCCCGTCATTCTGTTTGCCTCCAAGCTGCAGCGTCGCAAGCGCGCCGACGATCTTCTGGAGGCATACAAGCAGCTTTCACCGGCGCCAGGGCAGGAACCACATCCTTATCTGGTCATCGTAGGCGACGGCGAACAGAGGGAACAACTGGAGCGCGCGGCCAGACAGACCGGTTTCAGCAGTATCCGTTTCTGCGGCTTCAGAAACCAATCGGAGCTTCCACGCTTCTTCGACATTGCTACCGTGTTTGTTCTTCCATCCAGGCATGAACCCTGGGGTCTGATCGTCAATGAGGTGATGAATGCCGGCAGAGCCGTCATCGTCTCTGACGAAGTCGGCTGCCAGAGCGATCTGATCACCGATGGAGTGGAGGGAGCAGTCTTCCCGGCGGGCAGTGTGGAGGGGCTCGCCGATGCCTTACGCCGTACCCTGGTGACGCCGGAAACTGCAGCTGAGATGGGACGCAAGGGCCTGGAGCGCATCAACCGCTGGAGTTTTGAGGAAGATGTGCGCGGGTTCAGGCAGGCATTGGCTGCAGTCACCAAAAAAATTGCGGCGTCGTAACGGAGACACCGGGACATCCATGCAGATTCTCCACATTATCGCAACGCTGAGCCCGGAGGCGGGAGGGCCAAGCCAGGCCGTCCGCATGATCCTCAGTCATCGGGAGATCGGCTACCGTGGCGAGGTCGCTACACTCGATGATCCCGTGGCTCCCTTCCTCAAGACGCTCGACTTCCCTGTCCATCCCCTCGGGCCTGTTTCGACGACCTACGGCTACACTCCGAAGCTCGTTCCATGGATACAGCAGAACTATCGCCGGTTCGATGGAGTCATCGTCCACGGTTTATGGCAGTATTGTGGACGCGCTGCCAGACAGGCTCTGGATGGCCGCATGCCTTACATGGTCTTTACCCACGGAATGTTGGACCCCTACTTCAAGCGCGCCTCCCGGCTGAAGCACCTGAAGAAGTGGCTCTACTGGGCTCCGGTCGAATATAACGTGCTTCGCGACGCGTATCGCGTGCTGTTTACCTCTGAAGCAGAGCGAGACCTGGCAGAACAGAGTTTTTGGCTGCATCGCTGGAATCCGCATGTCGTTCCTTATGGAGTCAATGGTCCCCCGGCCACGCCTTCGCAGATACTGGCTGAATCTTTCTTTGATCGCTGCCCGTCTGCTCGCGGCAAGCGGTTCCTGCTCTTTCTCGGTCGGATTCATCGCAAAAAAGGCTGCGATCTTCTGATCGAGGCCTTCGGAAAGATTGCCCGGCGGGACCCGGAGCTTCACCTCGTCATGGCTGGCCCCGATCAGCAGGGCTGGAGCCGGGACCTCAACCAGATGGCGGCCGCTGCCGCAGTTCAGGATCGCGTACACTGGCCCGGCATGCTGACCGGGAATGCAAAGTGGGGAGCATTC is a window of Edaphobacter sp. 12200R-103 DNA encoding:
- a CDS encoding polysaccharide biosynthesis tyrosine autokinase, with protein sequence MGLQSAQTPPQAGGASDTSPLAFGTAATDTTLSETLVTLRKRKRVLLAFVLAGLLYGIYAAETQPRIYEAFGRIQVRSGSSNEYRVSSVSGASTDSSQRLLTEVAILQSDSLMLTVAREMDLANNPDFLNGPAPKPRASLDDPAVRQATIHGLLANLVISQVQKTEIIRISYRSLSPKLAADIVNKIISAYIQRSYETRFASSQRVSNWLSGQLDDLKQQVQSSQERMLDVQKRLGILGFDPNHSQITSSLEQLSTASNQARIARIMAESQYRMLSTMDPNSIEGAVSTGQGIAPSQINTLRAQLATARASLAQIESDLGPNHPTVKAQKAQIDELSKEISTEQQRLVLQAKQTYLAALKDEQDTTAALEAEKNQAYKMRDDLVEYTIRQREFESDRNLYEGLLQRLRTAGVEAGLESLEIDVVDPALLPANPTLKRKTTVVLTYLVLGFIAGVMMAFLLESLDTGLQSVADVEAFLELPSLAIIPRFKRSAEAAGQGGTAIRNITSLSQPKSQFAESFRSLRTALLLSSAGHPPRTILLTSATPSEGKTTASVNLATVLAQGNARVLLIDADLRRPTVHEQFGLSARVGLSSVLTGSTPLEQAVQQISSVPNLDVLVSGPMPPFPTELLSSEMMRQLLQSAKESYTHVVIDSPPVLSVTDAVILSREADAVVLVIRQGKSSKPVVRRARDLLVRSGAPLSGILLNAVDISSPDYYGYYGYSGYTSAGADSESWKAKSDASSGDQSGEVK
- a CDS encoding UDP-glucose/GDP-mannose dehydrogenase family protein codes for the protein MSKPIPIAVVGSGYVGLVAAVCFAEMGHPVICVDNDQQKVTALQEGDTLIHEHHLPELLGRYRNDRVRFTTDLAEATRESDAIFIAVGTPQSETGDADLSYVEAVACEIARSLTSYKVIVEKSTVPVYTNEWISRALERNGVERHLFDVVSNPEFLREGTAVVDFLHPDRIVVGADNERAAAILRDIYAPLTSGEYYQREDGISGCCSVSEPPPLLLTSTKSAEIIKHASNAFLALKISFINAVSNLCEAADANVEQVARGMGLDTRIGPKFLRPGVGYGGSCFPKDVAAFRAVAEQMGIDFSLLTEVEKINAQQKKRFVSKVRSALWNLRGKKLAVLGLAFKGDTDDIRESPAIEIIRMLLNEGCSVAAFDPAAMERTQQVLPAGGKLRYAADAYEAAKDADALLILTDWAEFGELDLRRLNQLLRYSIIVDGRNLYDPAVLSDHGFTYVSVGRPAAHPIRETSTVAKA
- a CDS encoding glycosyltransferase family 4 protein, yielding MAYLVSHPIQYQAPLLRRIAKEPDIDLTVFFGSDFSVKGYKDEGFGGVGIKWDVPLLEGYKHHFLPVLRDHARVTPTTPMNYGIASRLRDCGDGTPYDALWVHGYASVNALHAITAANALGIPVLVRAESWLGDRERSAAKLAAKKLFFRTLSQMIDGVLPIGTLNSEYWSYYLGEHVPQFLVPYAVDNEYFQQRSTEAAPRRGELRRELALSPDRPVILFASKLQRRKRADDLLEAYKQLSPAPGQEPHPYLVIVGDGEQREQLERAARQTGFSSIRFCGFRNQSELPRFFDIATVFVLPSRHEPWGLIVNEVMNAGRAVIVSDEVGCQSDLITDGVEGAVFPAGSVEGLADALRRTLVTPETAAEMGRKGLERINRWSFEEDVRGFRQALAAVTKKIAAS
- a CDS encoding polysaccharide biosynthesis/export family protein gives rise to the protein MAYAQFNGPSVTSAAGLNEPVHITTDPAILFPAKHDLRLFPGDLVTVHLYPSSDYSPAVRVSLDGTMQLPLIGNVHVQGLTIPEAEKVIADRLISAGMYRNPQIVLQLTESPNQVATVTGDVHSVVPIVGQSRLLDVLTVAGGIPTTSSHIITIHRLGLDQPIVVDLGSDPMTSEKNNIPIFAGDTIIVARAGVIYLLGAFKNVGAIPIQQNSPFTLIKAATLAGGPGFEGKMKDLRLIRTVGENRTVVHLNIKRIINGKDPDPVLQADDIVFLPSDTMKAAIKSGGIGTILGFASLLVVATR
- a CDS encoding glycosyltransferase codes for the protein MQILHIIATLSPEAGGPSQAVRMILSHREIGYRGEVATLDDPVAPFLKTLDFPVHPLGPVSTTYGYTPKLVPWIQQNYRRFDGVIVHGLWQYCGRAARQALDGRMPYMVFTHGMLDPYFKRASRLKHLKKWLYWAPVEYNVLRDAYRVLFTSEAERDLAEQSFWLHRWNPHVVPYGVNGPPATPSQILAESFFDRCPSARGKRFLLFLGRIHRKKGCDLLIEAFGKIARRDPELHLVMAGPDQQGWSRDLNQMAAAAAVQDRVHWPGMLTGNAKWGAFFSCEAFVLPSHQENFGIAVAEALSCGKPVLLSDQVNIAPDIVRDGAGLMEPDTADGTLQLLQRWIDTSAEERARISARTFDCFRRRYDMRETAKTILNLFENAKRETGITVSA